The DNA region CCATCCCGGCGACGGCCGTCTCCCCGCCGTCACGGCGCGCCCGGACGACGCGGCCCTGCTGACCTTCACCAGCGGCAGCACGGGCAGGCCGAAAGGATGCGTGCTCACCTATCGGGCCCTGGCCGCGCACTGGTCCAGCCATCGCGGCTGGTCGTCGATCGCGCCCGGCTTCGACGAGTCCTTCCGGCGCTACATGCTGTTCGGCACCCTGTCCAGCCTGGTGGTGCTGGATTTCCTGGCGCCGTGCCTGCTCGGCGGCGGCACCGCGGTGATCCCCGACGACGACGGCCGGCCGCTGTTCCCGTACGCGATCGAGCGGCACCGGATCACCGGTGCGATCGTGACCGTGCCCCGGCTGTGTCAGATGCTCGACGTGCTCCGTGAGGAGCCGGTCGACGTCGGCAGCCTGCGCGCGCTGACGGTCTCCGGATCGCCCGTCAGCCCGCATCGGCTGATCGAGGCGCTGGACCGGCTGGGCCCCGTCGTCTACGTCGGGTACGGCGCGACCGAGGCCGGGGTCATCTCCATGCTCCCTCCCGGGGAGGGCCGCGACGCGCCCACCTCGGTCGGCCGCCCGCACCCCGGCGTCGAGATCAGCGTGCGCGACGAGGAGGGCCGGCCGGTCGCCGCGGGACGCACCGGCGAGATCCACGTGCGCGGCCCCTTTCTCATGGCGGGCTACTGGAACCAGCCGGAGGAGACCCGCGACGTGCTCCGGGACGGCTGGCTGCGCACCCGCGATCTCGGCCACCTCGACGAGACCGGTCTGCTGTACCTCGCCGGCCGGACCAGGGACGTGATCATCGTGAACGCGATCGTCGTCTACGCCGGTCCCATCGAGAAGGCGCTGGCGGGCCACCCCGACGTGGCCGAGGCGTACGTGACCGGCGCGCCGGACGAGCGGACCGGAGAGGCCGTCCACGCGTTCGTGGTCCCCGCTCCGGGCCGCACTCCGGACCACGCCGCCCTGGCAGAGCTGGTACGCGCCGAGCTCGGCGCGGACAGCGTCCCCCGGACGATCACGACGGTCGCCTCCGTGCCGGTCGCGCCGAGCGGAAAACCGGACAAGCGTGCCCTGGTGGAACGGCATCTGTCCACGGCGCTCTGATCCGCCTCTGAGAATCGCCCGCCAACACTGGTGAAACTTCAACCATCCCAGTGAGGGAGGCGTCAGTGCCGGACAACATCCTGGACTACCTGGTGGTCGGCGCCGGACCGGCGGGCCTGCAGATGGGCCACTTCCTGCACCGGGCGGGGCGCGGCTACCGGATTCTCGAGGCGGCGCCCGAGCCCGGCGCGTTCTTCCGGACCTTTCCCCGCCATCGCACGCTCATCTCCATCAACAAGAAGCACACCGGATGGGACGATCCGGAGCTCAACCTCCGGATGGACTGGAACTCGCTGCTGTCGGACGACCCGCGTCTCCTGTTCACCCGCTACAGCGACCGTTACTTCCCCGCCGCCGAGGACTTCGTCCGCTACATCGAGGACTTCGTCGCCTTCCAGGGCCTGCACGTCACCTACGACGCGCGGGTCGCCGAGGTCGCGCGCCCGGGCGCGGAAGGCCCGTTCCTCGTGACCGACGAGTACGGCCGGACGTACCGGGCGCGGCGGGTGATCGTGGCGACGGGGGTCTCCCGGCCGAACGTCCCGCCCATCCCCGGCATCGAGACCGCCGAGCAGTACAGCACCCATTCGACCGATCCCGCGGACTACACGGACATGCGGGTCCTCGTCATCGGCAAGGCCAACTCGGCCTTCGAGACCGCCGACAACCTCATCGAGACGGCCGCGGTCGTCCACGTGGCCGGACCGCACCCGGTCAAGCTGGCCTGGCGGACCCACTTCGTCGGGCACCTGCGCGCGGTCAACAACAACTTCCTCGACACCTACCAGCTCAAACTGCAGAACGCCGTCCTGGACGGCGACGTCAGGAGGATCGAGCGCCTCCCCGACGGCTCCTACCTGGTGACGGTGGCCTTCGTCCGGGCCGACGAGGTCACCAAGGACATCCCGTACGACCGCGTGATCGTGTGCACCGGGTTCCGGTTCGACGGCTCCATCTTCTCGCCCGAGTGCCGTCCCGAGCTGACCATCGGGGACAGGTTCCCCGCGCTGACCCCGGCCTACGAGTCGGTCAACGTGCCCGATCTCCACTGCGCCGGGACGATCACCCAGTCGCTCGACTTCAAGCGCGGCACCAACGGCTTCATCCACGGTTTCCGGTACGGCGTCCGCGCCCTGCACCGCCTGCTGGAGAACAGGCATCACGGCGTCCCCTGGCCGGGCCGCGACCTCCCCGCCGATCCGGACGTGCTCGCGGCGGCCGTGCTCGAACGGGTCAACCGCAGCTCGGCGCTGTGGCAGCAGTTCGGGGTGCTGGCCGACGTGATCGTCCCGGACGGGCTCGGCGGCATGCGCTACCTGGAGGAGCTGCCGATCGACCTGCAGGGCCCGCCGGTCGGCGGCGAGGGCCGCTTCATGATCACCCTGGAGTACGGCCCGCACCACGACCAGGTCGACCCCTTCGACCTCTCGGTGGGGCGGATCAGGCAGAGCGACGCGGATCGTGCGGACGAGGGCCACTACCTCCACCCGGTCGTACGCCGCTGGCGGGGCGGAGCGGTGGAGGCCGTCCACCACGTCACCGAGAACCTGGAGAACGACTGGACCTCGGAAGAGGTGCACCTGCGCCCGCTCCGGGACTTCTTCAAGCGCCAGAGCCTCCCGGCCTCGGTGTGACGGCCGTGCCGGCGACCATCAGGGAGTTCGAGGCGGTGGCCCGCGACCGGCTGGACCCCGCCCACTACGACTACTTCGCCGGCGGGGCCGGCGACGAGGTCACGGTGAGAGCCAACGAGGCGGCGTTCGCCCGGCTCGCGCTGCTGCCGCGGGTCCTTCGCGGCGCAGGGAGTCCGGAGATCGGGGTCACCCTGCTGGGCAGCCGCGCGGAGATGCCGGTGCTGGTGGCGCCGACCGCGTTCCACCGGCTGGCCGACCCCGAGGGGGAGAAGGCCACGGCACGCGCGGTGGCCGCCGCGGGGACCATCATGATCGTGAGCATGGCCGCCACCGTCGCCGTCGAGGACGT from Microbispora sp. ZYX-F-249 includes:
- a CDS encoding class I adenylate-forming enzyme family protein, whose amino-acid sequence is MRDPLTRAAHHESGDPAGRGGPGHAAGAFPHLLLEALRDSPGTAAFEQGGRIVSRGEVLELIGRMAGALRDVGLGPGSGVAVRTGLSPEAFAAQMAAHVLGCRVVSVKPGYTPGQLADVLGVGVDAVILDRSTATPDLLNAAGPATVLSLGPAPAAAGAADILAHPGDGRLPAVTARPDDAALLTFTSGSTGRPKGCVLTYRALAAHWSSHRGWSSIAPGFDESFRRYMLFGTLSSLVVLDFLAPCLLGGGTAVIPDDDGRPLFPYAIERHRITGAIVTVPRLCQMLDVLREEPVDVGSLRALTVSGSPVSPHRLIEALDRLGPVVYVGYGATEAGVISMLPPGEGRDAPTSVGRPHPGVEISVRDEEGRPVAAGRTGEIHVRGPFLMAGYWNQPEETRDVLRDGWLRTRDLGHLDETGLLYLAGRTRDVIIVNAIVVYAGPIEKALAGHPDVAEAYVTGAPDERTGEAVHAFVVPAPGRTPDHAALAELVRAELGADSVPRTITTVASVPVAPSGKPDKRALVERHLSTAL
- a CDS encoding NAD(P)-binding domain-containing protein, with protein sequence MPDNILDYLVVGAGPAGLQMGHFLHRAGRGYRILEAAPEPGAFFRTFPRHRTLISINKKHTGWDDPELNLRMDWNSLLSDDPRLLFTRYSDRYFPAAEDFVRYIEDFVAFQGLHVTYDARVAEVARPGAEGPFLVTDEYGRTYRARRVIVATGVSRPNVPPIPGIETAEQYSTHSTDPADYTDMRVLVIGKANSAFETADNLIETAAVVHVAGPHPVKLAWRTHFVGHLRAVNNNFLDTYQLKLQNAVLDGDVRRIERLPDGSYLVTVAFVRADEVTKDIPYDRVIVCTGFRFDGSIFSPECRPELTIGDRFPALTPAYESVNVPDLHCAGTITQSLDFKRGTNGFIHGFRYGVRALHRLLENRHHGVPWPGRDLPADPDVLAAAVLERVNRSSALWQQFGVLADVIVPDGLGGMRYLEELPIDLQGPPVGGEGRFMITLEYGPHHDQVDPFDLSVGRIRQSDADRADEGHYLHPVVRRWRGGAVEAVHHVTENLENDWTSEEVHLRPLRDFFKRQSLPASV